caagctgttatttttgtcaggtccaaaagccagtgtctgtatgggccaggggtgtgtcagtgcctatggcatgggtaactcacacatctgtgagaacactatgaatgcagacagatatgtacacattttggagtaacacatactgccatccagcaccgtcttttccagggacgtccctgtattttccagcaggacaacttcaaaccacatactgcccggattacatgTGCATAGCTGTGTAagtagagagtgtgggtgctagattggcatgcctgcagtcctgaacatctccaactgagaatgtgtggtgcattatgaagcaccatatggcaacgaagaccccgtacaattgtgcagctaaagacctgtataatggatgaatggaggaaaattccactttctaaacttaacaaacttgtgtcttcagtgcctaaatgcttaataagtgttattagaagaaatggtgatgtttcacagggGTAAACtatcaactgtcccaacttttttggaattggggttgaacattcttgcgttactgttgcggtaacaaacctcagtactcgaAGGGGGCGACAGAGtttccttcaaatgtctgtgccattaaaccacattattattcataattttattgATTCTAACTAAATTGCTCACAATTAGCATTGTGCTATAAACTGCAGTCCGACAGTTACTGATTATCCTGCACTAAGTTATTGATTAATTACCCTGTATTGTGTTATTGATTATTTACCCTGTATTGAGTTATTGATTATTTACCCTGTATTGAGTTATTGATTATTTACACTGTATTGAGTTATTGATTATTTACCCTGTATTGTGTTATTGATTAATTATCCTGTATTGAGTTATTGATTATTTACCCTGTATTGTGTTATTGATTAATTATCCTGTATTGAGTTATTGATTATTTACTCTGTATTGTGTTATTGATTAATTATCCTGTATTGAGTTATTGATTAATTATCCTGTATTGAGTTATTGATTATTTACCCTGTATTGTGTTATTGATTAATTATCCTGTATTGAGTTATTGATTATTTACCCTGTATTGTGTTATTGATTAATTATCCTGTATTGAGTTATTGATTATTTACCCTGTATTGTGTTATTGATTAATTATCCTGTATTGAGTTATTGATTAATTATCCTGTATTGAGTTATTGATTAATTATCCTGTATTGTGTTATTGATTTACCCTGTATTGTGTTATTGATTAATTATCCTGTATTGTGTTATTGATTAATTATCCTGTATTGTGTTATTGATTATTTACCCTGTATTGAGTTATTGATTAATTATCCTGTATTGTGTTATTGATTATTTACCCTGTATTATGTTATTGATTAATTATCCTGTATTGAGTTATTGATTAATTATCCTGTATTGTGTTATTGATTATTTACCCTGTATTATGTTATTGATTAATTATCCTGTATTGAGTTATTGATTAATTATCCTGTATTGTGTTATTGATTATTTACCCTGTATTGAGTGAGGTAGACGGAGCCCTTCTTCGTCCCCTTGAACAGGTCGTTCTTGGGCGTGACATCACTGAAGGTAAGTTCAACGTTCTTACATTCTCGTAAGATGCTGAAAGATTGGACAACAAAAAGGAAGTGAGGTCAAACTGgaaacttcacacacacacaatcacatccCAGTTTCACAACACTGATGTGGACAGTTCCTGCACAAAACATCTAAACTGTGTCTGTAATGATGAAGTTTATTTGACTGTTTTTACACTGATCTCATGTAAAAACACCTTTAACTGACAGATTTGATGCTCGTTATGTGTCTAGTCTATCAGTGAACAATATAACATACTAtataataaatactgagtgaatgTTAATGCGTTGGCACAACACCTGTAATTATTGATCATATTAATAAAACACATTGAAACTTAGAATGATCAGATATTAATATCATGGCAAGATGTATTTGTGTCTAATGTGTGTATTATTGTATATTCTGCTAATGATCAGATATGATTATATTTGCTGTATATGATGATTGTGTGTGTATGATTGCATTGTATAACTCTTATAAGATGATTAttgtgtgtatattgtgttgttgttgttgttgttgttgttgtacctCTCTCCGGCCTGGATCAGAACTCCTCCGTTCGGATGATGGTTTTGGTTCAGCGCCATCTCAAACCCACTGATGAATCTTTAAATAAAGCAGCTGTGAATATCAACGCAACTCAATTTCAGTTGTAATAAAGGAGTGTTGTGTGTGTTATTAATGTGAGTGTTTATTACTGTGATCAGCTCGATCAACAGCTGCGCACTTTATTTCCGGCACCACGTGACACGCTCTGACTCACGCCGATCATGTGACTTGAAATGTGACGTCACCATACATAATACGCTCTGCTCCGCCCCCACGCTGTAgcgtcagaatcagaatcagaatgagctctaTTGCCAGGTgtgctcatgtacacaaggaattgttTTTGGGTGAtaagagaaacaagtgcacacaaaacattacagtgagacacagaatataaaacaagagtataaatagacacaaataataggacatataatagaatggtgtatgtacatgtgcaagtggtaatgaacgatgtgcaaggtaggggtatgtacagttactgaattaaatatgagtgaatttacatatgtacatgagatatttatttacattattgcactatgggagtcctgatgcagtttaattgttcatgtgataagtggcctgagggtaaaaactgttcttgtgtctggatgtcctggcgctgattgctctgtagcaccggccagagggcaacagttcaaagagggagtgggcagggtgtgtggggtccagagtgattctacttgcacgtttcctcactgtggaggtgtacaggtcttggagggtgggcaggggggcaccaatggtcctctcagcagtcctgactgtccgttgtagtttccttttTTCTGATTTCGtacctgaaccaaaccagacagttattgaagtgcagaggacagactcaatgactgctgagtagaactgtatcagcagcacctgtggcaggttgaacttcctcaactggcgaaggaagtacaacctctgctgggcattTTTCACAATGGCACAAtggagatggtagtgcccaggaacctgaatgactccactgctgccacagtgctgtttagaatggtgaggggggtcagtgttggggtgtttctcctaaagtccactatcatctccactgttttgagcgtgttcagctcaaggttgttgtgactgccCCAGACAGCCAGCCGATCAACCTctcgtctgtatgcagactcgtcaccgtcgcagatgaggccgatgaccgtggtgtcatctgaaaacttcaggagcttgacagaggggtcttttgcagtgcagtcattcatgtacagggagaagagcagtggcgAGAGAACGCATCCccgaggagcaccagtgctaatagtgagggtcccggatgtgagtttccccagtctcactagctgctgcctatttgTCAGAAAGCTGgagatccatcgacagattggggtgggtaCGGAGAGCTGGGTCCGtctggttgagagaagatcagacaTGATGGTAtttaaagccaaactgaagtccacaaataggatccttgcataagtcccaggtctgttgagGTATTGCAGAACATAATGCAGTcctatattgacagcatcatccacagacctgtttgctcgataagcaaattgaaggatctagaaaaggtccagtgatgtccttcaggtgggccaacaccagtctctcaaatgatttcatgaccacagacgaaagagcgacaggtctgtagtcattaagtcctgtgattttggggtttttggggaccggaatgatggtggagtgtttgcagcagcagggaacttcacaacCAGGTTTTGATCAAAGTAATTGTGCAAGTTAAACACACATTTCCTATCTCTGTATCTGCTCCTCAGAAAGCAGGTAAATGCTCAAAATCTATTCATGATTCAGCTGGGGAAATCTCCCTAAAACTATAACATTGATGCAATTAAAATGagtcaaattaaaaattattggtgaataaaatgtcatgaaaactctaaaaaagtaattttattagATAATTATTGAAGGCATTTCGCCTAGTCTGGCCACACCCACCATCAGAATGTAGTGTCTGATTGGCTTCATTTCAGAtttagtgaaggcaaaaaggtaaTTAAAATGGAGAAAGACTTAAATGAAATGGTGTCCAGTTACAGGACTTTATACACATTCCCATATAACACATTCCCAGGTATATCTCAatgttggtaaaaaaataaataaaaaaagtcaatgTGCATTTGTCATCCACCATTATACAATTTTAGGTAGATTTCAACTTACTGACATGTCAAACAATATAGACAGAAATATTTTCTTCTTAgccaatgaaaataaaaaaataaaaaaaaataaaaaaaatgtgggcAACAATTACAGGACCAACAGAGTGGATATGATGTCCATTGTAAATGCACATGGGTTTATGAGTCACTGTAAGTCAGGTTCGAACCTGTACCTTTCTGGgtccgtattcacaaagatttttatcttaccactaggtgttctccaaagagttcttagctaggagtttttgcttaaacccTATTcccaaaactgctaagagcaagttttagtaaGAAAATCTTGACATAAGAGTAAGATGGAGTTGACCTCTTTGCTATGGATGACATCACATTTTATTAGTGCACTCTTTTAAATCgctcagtgattggtagacagagAACCACTATTTGTCAGCTAAGAcagacaataatatatatatatatacagctctggaataaattaagagaccactgcaaaatgttcagtttctctggatttactatttatagttatgtgtttgagtaaaatgaacatttttgttttattctatgaagtactgacaacatttctcccaaattccaaataaaaatattgtcatttagagcatttatttgcagaaaatgacaactggtcaaaataacagaaaagatGCCGTGTTTCCAGACCTCCAATAatggaaagaaaacaagttcatattcatttataaacatcacaatactaatgttttaacttagagttcagaaatcaatatttggtggaataatcctgattttcaatctcagctttcatgtgtcttggcatgctctctgccagtctttcacactgctgttgggtgactttatgccactcctggtgcaaaaattcaagcatctcggctttgtttgatggcttgtggccatccatcttcctcttgatcacagaggttttcaatggggttcaggtctggagattgggctgaccatgacagggtcttgatccggtggtcctccatccacaccttgattgacctgtctgtgtggcatggagcattgtcctgctggaaaaaccaatcctcagagttggggaacattgttagagcagaaggaagcaagttttcttccaggataaccttgtatgtgatTTGATTcatccagccttgctgaagcacccccatgTTTTGAACTAAACGTGGCACTGTCTCCAGACTGCTCAGGTACACTCAGAACATGATGTTAATGATGCacaccaattttcttttaaatccaaCAAAATGGCAAATGTCGAAAATGAAAATTGGTATCGTCTATATTCTCATGACCCAAACCTCTTGGTTTGAGGCAAAACATCATAAAAGTTATGAGAAGAAAATAGCTGCAGGCAGttctccaaaaaggggcgggagatCCAAACCGCATTTAAAGATATAGGTTACCCCTtatctaaccctttccctaaccttaaccgtaaGTGGAAGTGATGTTTGGTCAGTGGAAGATCATCTTGGTAAATCTTCAGGCAAATTTTGTTTCTAGCTAACTAAATTTTGTTTATAGAccaaacggttcaaaagatacacacaaaaagtaaatttttgaacTGGTAGTGGCGCTATAGTTTGTCCTAAAGACCCCAAATTTTGTGTAGGGCCTTTTCatgcccacccctatcagtgtgccaaattccACCATTTTCCTATGTATggttcatagggctgccatagactcccattagGAAGAAAGCTAACGGATACAATAGCGGATGCAGTGAAGCGTGTCAGTGCTGTTATCAGCAATAACAGAACTAACTAACAGGAACTGttgcatataaaaaaaagaaacaaatagatTTTTCCCTctaatttttatttcaaatgaaagTCTGAATACAGAATGAGCGAGGATGTCCAGGGTGACTGTGGGCAAGTGGTGTCAGTAGGGTCTGAATTTCCTCTGTGCTCGCAGTAAAGCGATTCTCTGTTTATCTTCTTCAAACTTTCTCCTGAGCTCAGCGATGTCTGAAACACAAAACACAGGAGTTTATTTTAACACGAAAGCATCTCACAGACACACGGCATCATGGGAAAGCAACGATGGTGACTCACGTTCGCGCTGTGTGTTTCTGTGCTGCCACGAGTAAAAGTTCAGCAGCTCTTTACGTTcccttttcttgttttcttttttaagcaATCTCTCATTGGCCATCTCGCTGTGTGGGCGGGCCTTAGCGCCACGGCCTCCCTTCGTCACTTTCACCCAACCCTCTTCATCCTCCTTCTGTTGCTCCGCCTCTTTCTTCAGACGCTCCGCCTCCTGAAATTCAAGCAATTGTACCGATCATCAACAATCTCCCTCTACAGGTCATATAATACAGTTTTCATGTGTCTCACCTCTTCCTTCAGTCTGTCAAATTCATTCATGAATTTATCAACGGCGCTCTGCAGTGACGACGCTTCAATCAGCAACTGGGAATACTGTTCAATCcactctacatacacacacacatcattagTGGTTGTGAATCCAGCTCAACcgctctaaacacacacacatattgtgaCTCACTGTGAATGCCGGTTCTGATGGGTCGGTCTTTCGTGGAGACGATCAGCGGGATGCTTGATGAATGACACTTTGCCTCTGTTACACTGGaagtgtttttaaatataatgtaGCCCACTCTGAAACactacaaaaaacacacacattagtGATGATCACACAACACTGAACTGGACCCAGTATGATGCTGCAGTGGTACCTGTTTCTCTGCAGGTGTGAAGTGTTTGGACAGCTCACTCCGGGTAGTTTCTGATCCTCCTGGTCTCTCACACAGTTCTACTGACTCGATCGGACCAAACCGTGAGAACAAGTCTGTAACAACACTCTAGAAAACACACAACAGCTCTTGAAATGACACACACATCACAATATGCACACGTGAGTGTCTGTTAGCGTGTTATTCACCTGTGTGCAGTACGGAGGGATGTTGAGGACAAACAGTGTTCTGTCCAgtggtctgtgtgtgtttttctcaGATCGGACTCGATGTTCTTTAACACACAGCTGATGAACAGCAGCATCATCCTCACTGAACTTCAGTGacagcactgacacacacacacaaagtttcatCAGTGTGATTTACAGTAAAGCATCGAGTGACGCGACAAACTAGAATGCCCATCACTCACATTGCACACGTAAGACGCATTCTACACAGcagaacagaagaattaatgtaagtgcttttataaaattataagcgtcacatttctgtctttaaaccctccaaacattgaccccattgacttccactgtaagtgtctcactggaacacacatttgtgcttttttaaaagaaaaggaggaacgagtcgaaattaatctttgtggtaatcaacattatgacacaaatgctgttgactgagcttttgaacccggaatattcctttaagcaacagtctggttctggaagtaaaaatcccattcatttaacCCATAGACGAATTGATATTCCACGACTGTTGTTCATCAATGGTTTATtccattgaagccatcagtctgcgttctcaacttcattatttaaaaatctgtttgatagcggaattcatggtaaactacattacccatgatccaaTCAGAGAACCAATGAAACCTGCAAAACGTGCCTGAGAGTGACCGCGCGcgcccatgatgcactgtgattgGCGTAATTGAGTCAGTGCCTTTCCACCCTtaaacttatatatttgtacatatctgaatattttgcaataaacgtaaaatatattgtttatctacttaacaacttaaaatcaatagttttatcattttccatagtttttaatgtgattgtcatttgcagtgcttcatgggactgtacttcattccctcattaaagatgttaagtacaagGTCtagtatctttgtctttttgtctgattttcaaatacatttgtgcttcaaatcaaagtttgaaatgctgtgattcacctcagagctggctgGTTTGATTCATAAACTTTTATGAAGATTTGATTAAATCACAAAAGAgaaaaatggggaaaatacttctggatTCCAGatggcaggcactgttgcgctctattacccAGCAAGCACAACatgattttaaaacatttcacaacGTTGTATTTTGGTCTGCCTGATTTCTTTGAGTAGAcacaaatcagcaataaaacattttttttgtaggTTGTTTAATACAAGAACAAAAAGTAGGCTGTACTTTTGAACAAgtgaaatattaaatatacagttCAAATACAGAATTTGTGGATCATTATTTGtctacttttttgtttgttttttctccccaatttggaatgcccaattcctaatgcgctctaagtcctcgtggtggtgtagtgactcgcctcaatccgggtggcggaggacgaatctcagttgcctccgcgtctgagaccgtcaatccacgcgtgttaccacggagacctagtgcgtgtggaggcttcacgctattctccgcagcatccatgcacaactcaccccaccaagagcgagaaccacattatagcgaccacgaggaggttaccccatgtgactctaccctccgtagcaaccgggccaatttggttgcttaggagacctggctggagtcactcagcacgccctggattcgagctgTTCAAGCTGACGAGGCAAACAACCTATgatatgtaagtttcacatgtttatgacacatctagtggttatttgtgggaaaaaaaagtagtttcaatgtttatattgatctatttaaaatggtggcaGACTTGCACGAAAAGTGACTTTATgattgggataaatgacagcttatttcaATAAagttaaagtgacagtaatgattatattgttactgatattttaaaatgagtatttgctgaatataagcaacttgtgcttggttaaaatgttgtatattattttattgaaaaaacacCTTTGAAAGTTCCAGAGACCcagtgaaaaaagttttacagtttcccttttttaaatgtcaatatagtgcccattagctatacaagtcgggaaatttgttttttagcgtaatccgAGATAAAGAAGCAAAATGTATGAtcctattgttgtcagattttactgctgatttgaaatatgggaaataacctcccgagaaTGTTCCAGAGATGGACTGACTCGATAGAAAGGCTTTGCTTCAGACTAGATTAATTACTGTTAAGATCTAATTGTGTGATCCCCGCTTATGTCTCAATTATCCACTGCAAATCATCACTTTATAATTAATATCAGTTTTAAAAGGAATACTCAATGTAGTAACCCAGAAATCTCTTTGTTTTCTGGTCAGACTAACACGTTCAAGCTGAACACGAGTCTGCTTCACTACAGCCATCTAGTTTATCGTATCACAGACAGTTTTGTTGGTTTTAAAGGAAGCGATTAATATttgtcaaatcgactccaaaaTCTCAACACCATTTCATCGGAAACTAACTTTAATTTTACCTGTAAAACCTCCGGGAATCACACACGCGCGTTCACCCTTGGACTCCGCCATCTTTATATCGCATGCGTCACCGGAAACAATACGGACGCAATGCCTGCTGGGAAATGAAGTTCTTTAATTGAGATTCCTAATAATGTCTAACTTTGAGTTGTTGGAGATTAATTTTCAGCGTTTTCGAGTTTTGATGACTAAGAAAAAAATaccacaataataacaataatgaaatAACCAGGCCCAGACTGAATGTGCTgacttttcacattttctgtgcaGATTAAgagggaaaatctgcagaattctttGTAAGATACTTAAACATAGTAAAATGTGTTAGGCTATATGAAGCTATGAGTACTATACTCTTATTAGTAGCTGAAAACATTGttaaattaatgaaaattattattaaacaaaatgGGCAGGGAAATGTGTAGAATTTTAGAGATTGTTGGGGTCTGGAAATAACTAAATcacaatagtaatagtaatagtggCAAACACGATAAatataaaaacgaaataaaaacacacaaacagacaggaTTATAAAGCGAGATATTTACTGGAGAAAAAGCGAGAAAAGCATAAATGACAAACATCAGAGACACTCACAGAT
This portion of the Myxocyprinus asiaticus isolate MX2 ecotype Aquarium Trade chromosome 14, UBuf_Myxa_2, whole genome shotgun sequence genome encodes:
- the rrp7a gene encoding ribosomal RNA-processing protein 7 homolog A produces the protein MAESKGERACVIPGGFTVLSLKFSEDDAAVHQLCVKEHRVRSEKNTHRPLDRTLFVLNIPPYCTQSVVTDLFSRFGPIESVELCERPGGSETTRSELSKHFTPAEKQCFRVGYIIFKNTSSVTEAKCHSSSIPLIVSTKDRPIRTGIHKWIEQYSQLLIEASSLQSAVDKFMNEFDRLKEEEAERLKKEAEQQKEDEEGWVKVTKGGRGAKARPHSEMANERLLKKENKKRERKELLNFYSWQHRNTQREHIAELRRKFEEDKQRIALLRAQRKFRPY